In one Vicia villosa cultivar HV-30 ecotype Madison, WI unplaced genomic scaffold, Vvil1.0 ctg.001961F_1_1, whole genome shotgun sequence genomic region, the following are encoded:
- the LOC131637264 gene encoding phosphatidate cytidylyltransferase 1-like produces MKDSNADHTCTSPKTPNFRQRRRLNEILPDINKSNGILLLANDKYKYKSMWIRAYSSLWMLASVALIIYMGHLYIWAMMVVIQIFMASELFNLLRIANQDKRLPKFKLLNWHFFFTAMLYVYGRILSQHLVNTVTSDKFFYRLVSKLIKYQMVICYFLYIAGFVWFILSLKKRYYKYQFGQYAWTHMILIIVFTQSAFMVANIFQGIFWFLFPALLIAMNDVAAYFFGFFFGKTPLIKLSPKKTWEGFIGASVATMIAAFTFANFLGRFQWLTCPRKDLSTGWLECDPDTIFKPDYIPMPGLVPHGIPEKEIAVLPVQWHALWLGLFASIIAPFGGFFASGFKRAFKIKDFGDSIPGHGGFTDRMDCQMVMAVFVYIYHQSFVVPHDYSIDVLLEQIMRDLGFEDQLALYTKLGQILQERQLI; encoded by the exons ATGAAAGATTCCAATGCGGATCATACATGTACTTCGCCGAAAACTCCAAATTTTCGACAAAGAAGACGTTTAAATGAG atTCTTCCTGATATAAACAAATCAAATGGAATCCTTTTACTTGCGAACGATAAATATAAATACAAATCAATGTGGATTCGCGCGTATTCGTCTCTATGGATGCTAGCATCTGTCGCACTTATCATATACATGGGTCATCTTTACATCTGGGCAATGATGGTTGTTATCCAAATTTTTATGGCTAGCGAGCTCTTCAATCTACTGAGAATAGCGAATCAAGATAAGCGTCTCCCGAAGTTTAAGCTCTTGAACTG GCATTTTTTCTTCACGGCGATGCTATACGTATACGGCCGTATCCTCAGTCAGCACCTTGTGAATACTGTCACATCAGATAAATTTTTCTATAGACTTGTCAGTAAACTCATCAAGTATCAAATGGTTATCTGTTACTTCTTATATATTGCAG GTTTTGTATGGTTTATTCTTTCATTAAAGAAGAGATACTACAAGTATCAATTTGGACAGTATGCATGGACACATATGATACTTATCATTGTGTTTACACAGTCTGCATTCATGGTAGCTAATATATTTCAAGGAATTTTCTG GTTTCTTTTCCCTGCACTTCTTATTGCTATGAATGATGTTGCTGCGTATTTCTTTGGTTTCTTCTTCGGGAAGACACCTTTAATCAAGTTGTCTCCGAAGAAAACATGGGAAGGTTTTATTGGAGCGTCTGTTGCGACTATGATTGCTGCATTTACG TTTGCCAACTTTTTGGGTCGGTTTCAGTGGCTAACATGTCCGAGGAAG GATTTATCAACTGGTTGGCTTGAGTGTGACCCTGATACAATTTTTAAGCCAGATTACATTCCAATGCCAGGACTTGTTCCTCATGGG ATACCTGAGAAAGAAATAGCAGTTTTGCCAGTACAGTGGCATGCCTTATGGCTAGGACTATTTGCGTCCATCATCGCACCGTTCGGAGGATTCTTTGCTAGCGGTTTCAAAAGAGCTTTTAAAATCAAG GACTTTGGTGACAGTATACCTGGACATGGTGGATTTACTGACAGAATGGACTGCCAG ATGGTGATGGCTGTTTTTGTTTACATTTACCACCAGTCATTTGTTGTCCCCCATGACTATTCCATTGATGTGCTTTTGGAGCAG atAATGAGGGACCTTGGTTTTGAGGACCAGCTAGCTCTTTACACAAAACTTGGACAGATATTACAAGAAAGACAACTAATCTAG
- the LOC131637293 gene encoding trigger factor-like protein TIG, Chloroplastic gives KQNIWIILSNQNTLSAEVDFIAMELCTRTLTNSLLFNPSFSLSSNSLLLRFNTSLKPFKFNLSSFTSHIQQPSLHHHTSSPFTVSASSSSSSSSTSVDFERDRLPAELKVTQTEEANSRVRLHVEVPPLVCKECYEMVLVEFRKQAKVPGFRHGSEVPENLLVGYVGRRNVRKATIEAILRTTLSHAVSSVTGRALQDSVGIVTKFSEMEETYSSLGFLRYEVMVDVAPEIKWISDDAYKNVKVVVEIDSDIDAHIASEREFKRRYKSTGVLKVVTDRGLQVGDVAVLDISATTIDKDETNIKSIPSAETKGYNFDTEDGNLLVPGFLDSIIGISRGETKSFPLVFPETWKQENLQGVHAQFTVVCTELFYRDLPELNDSIADKLISGCTTVEQVKELLLQRCQEIEQTAREQATDNAILEQISKMVEVDIPRSLFEEQGRQFYGANLLEMQTKVKLTEQQLASLSSPKAVNEYLEHHKENITNLIKQSLAVGDIYRRENMEIPIEDIVKEVENSVAEFKRSQQEYDEERVKDQVQEILEGAKVLEWLRENADIQYITI, from the exons aaacaaaatatctgGATTATATTATCCAACCAAAACACTCTCTCTGCTGAAGTTGATTTCATTGCCATGGAGCTCTGTACTCGAACCTTAACAAATTCTCTCCTTTTCAAcccttctttctctctttcttcaaattctcttcttcttcgtttCAACACTTCTCTTAAACCCTTCAAATTCAACCTCTCATCTTTCACTTCTCACATTCAACAACCCTCTCTCCATCATCACACTTCTTCCCCTTTCACTGTCTCAGcttcttcctcctcttcatcttcttcaacctcagTTGACTTCGAAAGAGACCGTCTTCCTGCTGAATTGAAGGTCACACAAACAGAGGAAGCTAATTCCAGA GTTAGATTGCATGTGGAGGTGCCACCATTGGTGTGCAAGGAATGTTACGAAATGGTTCTAGTTGAGTTTAGGAAGCAGGCAAAG GTACCTGGATTTCGTCATGGATCCGAGGTCCCGGAAAATCTTCTCGTTGGTTATGTGGGGAGAAGAAATGTTCGAAAGGCTACAATTGAAGCTATATTGAGGACCACACTTTCACATGCTGTATCATCG GTTACTGGAAGGGCTTTGCAGGATTCTGTAGGTATAGTCACTAAATTTTCTGAGATGGAGGAAACATATTCTTCTCTCGGATTTCTTAG ATACGAAGTCATGGTTGATGTTGCACCAGAAATTAAATGGATTTCTGATGATGCATACAAAAATGTGAAGGTTGTTGTTGAGATAGACAGTGATATAGATGCTCACATAGCATCTGAACGAGAATTTAAAAGGCGTTACAAGTCTACCGGTGTACTGAAAGTTGTTACTGATAGAGGGCTACAG GTTGGTGATGTTGCTGTACTTGACATCTCAGCAACAACCATTGATAAGGATGAAACAAATATCAAAAGTATTCCGTCAGCTGAAACTAAAG GATATAATTTCGATACCGAGGATGGTAACCTATTAGTACCGGGTTTCCTTGATTCTATTATTGGAATTAGCCGAGGGGAAACAAAGTCATTTCCCCTTGTTTTTCCAGAAACTTGGAAGCAAGAAAATCTCCAGGGTGTCCATGCTCAGTTTACA GTTGTGTGCACAGAACTTTTTTACAGAGATTTACCAGAGCTGAATGATTCTATTGCTGATAAACTTATCTCTGGCTGCACCACAGTGGAACAG GTTAAGGAATTACTGTTACAGAGATGTCAAGAGATAGAACAAACAGCTAGGGAACAAGCAACTGATAATGCTATATTAGAACAGATTTCTAAG ATGGTAGAAGTTGATATACCTCGATCCTTGTTTGAGGAACAAGGTAGACAGTTTTATGGAGCCAACCTATTAGAAATGCAG ACAAAAGTAAAACTAACTGAGCAGCAGCTGGCTTCTCTATCAAGTCCAAAGGCTGTGAACGAGTATCTTGAGCATCATAAGGAAAATATAACAAATTTGATCAAACAGAGCCTGGCAGTAGGTGACATATATAGGCGTGAAAATATGGAG ATCCCTATTGAAGACATCGTCAAAGAGGTTGAGAATTCTGTTGCTGAATTCAAACGTTCACAACAAGAGTATGATGAGGAACGAGTAAAGGATCAG GTTCAAGAAATACTAGAAGGAGCTAAGGTGCTTGAATGGTTGAGAGAAAATGCAGACATTCAGTATATAACAATATGA